The following proteins are encoded in a genomic region of Drosophila miranda strain MSH22 chromosome 4, D.miranda_PacBio2.1, whole genome shotgun sequence:
- the LOC108162695 gene encoding probable cytochrome P450 310a1 has translation MWLLLPILLYSVLFLAVRHIYSHWRRKGFPSERAGISWSFLHQAYRREFRHVEAICEAYQMGRERLLGIYCFFRPVLIVRNVELAQTILQQSNGHFNDLKWDYVKGYRRFNLLEKLSPIFATKRLSEMFTHVQRVGDHLISYLLDIEQAQGGALELDLQQMLRVYAINVIGNLIYGLDVNNFEQKDHILSSYVSAGHTSLQSFTLSRLPQKSSFTYRLRDLIKQGVEHREEHGLIRKDILQLLTRFRNGNDISGDKWQIDIDNEQDKLLSIKRVAKVAEDLLKVSLDSISSNITLTLFEILQEPLIVEKLQTEIKELSNENGSLKFEELDGLKYLDMCLKETVRKYPPLPIIERICRKSYTLPNTKFTIDEGKTLMVPLLAIHRDEKYFSEPMKYKPLRFLHSEKSGDCKSNAFIGFGIGGAQCVGQNFAKMVIKVALIKLLQNFHLELDATLAETIEISHQPAPFIRTKDGLKVRLKRREIKPKFYN, from the exons atgtggctgctgctgcccattCTGCTCTACTCGGTGCTCTTTCTGGCTGTGCGACACATCTACAGCCACTGGCGACGCAAGGGCTTTCCCTCGGAAAGGGCCGGCATCTCCTGGTCTTTCCTGCATCAGGCCTATCGCCGGGAATTCCGACATGTGGAGGCCATCTGTGAGGCCTACCAGATGGGTCGTGAGCGTCTGTTGGGTATCTACTGCTTCTTCAGGCCAGTCCTCATCGTGCGCAATGTGGAATTGGCCCAAACGATACTCCAGCAGTCGAACGGACATTTCAACGATCTGAAATGGGACTATGTCAAGGGCTACAGGAGATTCAATCTGTTGGAGAAGCTGTCCCCCATATTTGCTACCAAACGATTGTCGGAGATGTTTACCCATGTCCAGCGTGTGGGAGATCATTTGATATCATATCTGTTGGACATCGAACAGGCCCAGGGTGGTGCTCTAGAACTGGATTTGCAGCAGATGTTAAGAGT TTATGCCATCAACGTCATTGGAAATCTCATTTATGGTCTGGATGTCAACAACTTTGAGCAGAAGGATCACATTCTCAGCAGCTATGTGAGTGCTGGACATACCAGCCTTCAATCATT TACCCTGAGTCGCTTGCCCCAGAAATCCTCCTTCACCTACCGCCTCAGGGATCTCATCAAACAGGGCGTTGAGCACCGCGAGGAACACGGTCTTATACGCAAGGATATACTTCAGTTACTCACTCGATTCCGCAACGGCAACGACATCAGTGGGGACAAGTGGCAGATAGACATAGATAATG AACAGGACAAGCTTTTGTCCATCAAACGAGTGGCTAAGGTGGCTGAGGATCTGCTCAAGGTATCCCTGGACTCGATATCCTCCAATATAACCCTTACACTCTTTGAGATCCTGCAAGAACCCCTTATTGTGGAGAAACTTCAAACTGAAATCAAGGAACTAAGCAATGAGAATGGTTCACTAAAGTTTGAAGAACTCGACGGTCTGAAGTACCTGGATATGTGTCTTAAAG AAACCGTCCGCAAATACCCACCGTTGCCCATCATTGAACGCATTTGCCGTAAAAGTTACACGCTGCCCAACACTAAGTTCACCATTGATGAGGGGAAAACCCTGATGGTTCCGCTGCTGGCCATCCACAGGGACGAGAAGTACTTCAGTGAACCCATGAAGTACAAACCTTTGAGGTTTCTACATTCGGAAAAGTCAGGCGACTGCAAGAGCAATGCCTTCATAGGTTTCGGCATTGGCGGAGCTCAGTGTGTGG GCCAAAACTTTGCCAAAATGGTCATCAAAGTTGCTCTGATCAAACTCCTGCAAAACTTTCATCTGGAATTGGATGCAACCCTCGCAGAGACCATCGAAATTTCGCATCAACCGGCTCCGTTTATACGAACAAAAGATGGTCTGAAAGTCAGGTTGAAAAGACGCGAGATAAAGCCGAAATTTTATAACTAA